In Pedobacter sp. W3I1, one DNA window encodes the following:
- a CDS encoding FHA domain-containing protein produces MKMIFDLFKSASGEHPDDVKGIRHALLQFVKQELQKAEGGEGANIKGLGIFIHCSPAERHVYEAAVFTEDPDQLKNEIQRTSDDYSLDLPSGWSLTVAFDEAFPDDAVEMQQLPVALLVKTKTHFVKQQAKAYLKALSGKTLQPVYEITSAGGKYNIGRDEKAQSDEGYFRTNHIAFPSESDDERNKYISRQHAHIEWDASIAKFVIFADEGGIPPRNKVKLRSALTEKTVKLHATQIGQELAEGDQIILGESVVLEFSFKPQHHE; encoded by the coding sequence ATGAAAATGATATTCGACCTCTTCAAAAGCGCAAGTGGGGAACATCCCGATGATGTGAAGGGAATCAGGCACGCATTACTACAATTTGTAAAACAGGAATTACAAAAAGCGGAGGGCGGGGAAGGCGCAAATATCAAAGGTTTGGGTATTTTTATCCACTGCAGCCCTGCGGAGCGCCATGTGTATGAAGCTGCCGTGTTTACCGAGGATCCCGATCAATTAAAAAATGAGATACAACGCACCAGCGATGACTATTCCCTGGATCTGCCCTCGGGCTGGTCGCTCACAGTTGCTTTCGATGAAGCTTTTCCGGACGACGCGGTAGAAATGCAGCAGCTGCCGGTAGCCCTGTTGGTGAAAACCAAAACCCATTTTGTTAAGCAACAGGCAAAAGCCTACCTGAAAGCACTTAGCGGCAAGACTTTACAGCCAGTCTACGAAATAACTTCAGCGGGTGGAAAATACAATATCGGCAGAGATGAAAAGGCACAGTCTGATGAAGGTTATTTTCGCACCAACCACATTGCATTCCCATCAGAAAGTGATGATGAACGAAATAAGTACATCAGCAGACAGCATGCGCACATCGAATGGGATGCCAGCATAGCCAAATTTGTAATCTTTGCAGATGAAGGTGGAATACCACCCCGCAATAAGGTTAAACTGCGTTCAGCGCTTACCGAAAAGACAGTAAAACTCCATGCTACCCAGATCGGGCAGGAATTAGCCGAGGGAGATCAGATTATTTTAGGAGAATCGGTCGTATTGGAGTTTAGTTTTAAGCCGCAGCATCATGAGTAA
- a CDS encoding FtsW/RodA/SpoVE family cell cycle protein, producing MEQNKGTAKVSRVQERIFILATATVLALFFYQLYAIIQPRFAEVAPRLKAGTMVNLNAEKPAGHIANLLKKGYYFEDQRDIDLIEKTIASATPDTRQLDNIGEVNKRRYFLPAEEAFAKGGRSFKARVLASRALLGYTGDDSLKFDQEQNKPRPYPSRVNLALGEHGISGKIIENNKAAPGVLVRLEMILPQDSIYNDEPTETIKNITEQANGITKVYTLDTAGKRKLLQLTAYARTGTAGEFTFANLPGHQAFKILPLKPGFQFGASKGVQDLDENTVFTFEQRPHTIKLFSTRDFNILKKEKSLIIRTPEEFNKWFMIICGSLIGGFLLLHLILSWKFSTVDQVILPVVMMLTGISFLMLLSLQDPLRDRFLAKDSLLYLLMGFGAILLMLCIKLRRFNTDTWVYRLLLFKNIQSAANGWPWAFTAIGLLALTILFGTGPEGSGVKVNLFGFQPSEVVKYLIIFFLAGFFAVNEKLISEYMSWKKRWSFFSFALLAILLTLMLFLILGDLGPAMVVCFTFIVLFSFSRGDFMFMAGAIVLYVLASWIFENIWISTGITLLLVGTLMFFGRRQLSESAIMVLVIMSAFLTIDQIPYLDRVFPGPVQRLGDRKAIWQDAWNNEVYGGDQVANGLWAMSTGGATGQGVGQGFAKTIPEAHTDMILPSIGEEFGLTGMLCIFLLFLLYLHRSIIIGRRTGSPFLFYLSAGIGVSTFVQFLLIAGGSTGALPLSGVSLPFQSYGGSSLVLNFLAAGFLMSVSAVRGSEVQMQYIAKAQDKNLVPALIAACLGILLLGANVAGYVLNNRKWVVQPALVADRSGARMFSYNPRIAILMSRLKAGTIHDRKGILMATSNVDSVRAQHFKLIGAGIPNYNLDSAVHQRLDRYYPFEEQLFFWTGDANSGIFNGSVNGYFADYEHAAELRGFKLPVKSFTVLAKRYSENRFLARGVKEMTVVKKDYAALSPLLLAGISSKEVEDFKNKNRDVQLTIDAGLQTKIQKSIARDTSLSDNRVSVVIMEAGSGDVLTSAVYPLPPIHDWERLTMTNAEQNQLSGWTTTADLGFTNFTQPGSTAKLITAMASFNKLGMAAAEKKYQVASWERIRTKGIEPDETGWIDLERAVVKSNNVYFIKLANQEQLQENMGELYLKTGMFLHGAGGYYYNKPGENAAQEEKWKQLWRRTEFNTKPKYDPNNIRKTRAKGISGMSWGQGALIATPAAVARLAAGIANNGNMIANRFVLKVSDQPQAIKTGTKLVNNPVYARLMQEYMIKQSSPKAQTLGLAVAGKTGTPERIWKKQQINDGWYVFFAPTATGNGHVVVCIRIEATKGSSDAVRLAGRHVIPFLKEGGYIKSIVPSAKTDNNAPVPELN from the coding sequence ATGGAACAGAATAAAGGAACTGCCAAAGTGAGCCGGGTTCAGGAAAGGATCTTCATATTAGCCACCGCAACCGTTCTCGCGCTCTTCTTCTATCAGTTATACGCGATCATTCAGCCCAGATTTGCAGAAGTTGCGCCACGCTTAAAAGCTGGCACGATGGTCAACCTGAATGCCGAAAAACCTGCCGGACATATCGCGAACTTACTTAAAAAAGGCTATTATTTCGAAGATCAGCGCGACATTGATCTGATCGAAAAAACCATTGCATCTGCAACACCTGATACCCGGCAACTCGACAACATCGGCGAAGTGAACAAACGCAGGTACTTTTTACCTGCAGAAGAGGCCTTTGCAAAAGGCGGTAGATCATTTAAAGCTAGGGTGCTGGCATCACGGGCATTGCTCGGTTATACGGGTGATGATTCGCTTAAATTCGATCAGGAGCAAAATAAACCCCGTCCGTATCCCTCCAGGGTAAATCTCGCCCTGGGTGAGCATGGTATCAGTGGGAAGATCATAGAAAATAATAAGGCAGCGCCAGGTGTACTGGTCCGTTTGGAAATGATTTTGCCGCAGGACAGTATTTACAACGACGAGCCGACAGAAACCATTAAAAATATAACTGAACAAGCAAATGGCATCACAAAGGTTTATACTTTGGATACGGCCGGTAAACGGAAATTACTGCAGCTTACCGCCTATGCCCGTACCGGTACTGCGGGAGAATTCACTTTTGCCAACCTGCCCGGCCACCAGGCATTCAAGATATTGCCTTTAAAACCAGGTTTTCAGTTTGGCGCCTCAAAGGGCGTACAAGACCTTGATGAAAATACGGTTTTCACATTTGAACAGCGTCCACATACAATAAAACTTTTCTCTACCAGGGACTTCAATATCCTTAAAAAGGAAAAATCACTGATCATCAGAACACCCGAAGAATTCAACAAGTGGTTTATGATCATCTGCGGAAGCCTGATTGGTGGATTTTTACTGCTCCACCTCATCCTGTCATGGAAATTCAGTACGGTCGATCAGGTCATATTGCCTGTAGTGATGATGCTTACGGGCATATCATTCCTGATGCTGCTGAGTTTGCAGGATCCGCTGCGCGACCGTTTTTTAGCTAAAGATTCCCTTCTATACCTGCTGATGGGTTTCGGGGCCATTTTATTGATGCTGTGCATTAAACTGCGCCGCTTCAATACCGATACCTGGGTTTATCGCCTGCTGTTATTTAAAAACATCCAATCAGCCGCAAACGGCTGGCCCTGGGCCTTTACTGCCATTGGATTACTGGCACTCACTATCCTGTTTGGAACCGGGCCGGAAGGAAGTGGCGTAAAGGTAAACCTGTTCGGATTTCAGCCTAGTGAAGTGGTGAAGTATCTGATCATTTTTTTTCTGGCAGGATTTTTTGCCGTAAACGAGAAACTGATCAGTGAATATATGAGCTGGAAAAAAAGATGGTCATTTTTCTCCTTTGCCCTATTGGCCATATTGTTGACCCTCATGTTATTTCTGATATTGGGAGACCTTGGTCCTGCGATGGTGGTTTGTTTCACCTTTATTGTACTATTCTCATTCTCCCGGGGCGATTTTATGTTCATGGCAGGCGCTATCGTGTTGTACGTATTGGCCTCATGGATTTTTGAAAACATATGGATATCCACCGGAATTACCTTGCTTTTGGTTGGTACGCTGATGTTTTTCGGGCGCAGGCAGCTCAGTGAGTCAGCCATTATGGTGCTGGTGATCATGTCGGCTTTTTTAACGATTGATCAGATTCCATATCTGGATCGCGTCTTCCCCGGGCCGGTACAGCGCCTGGGAGATCGGAAAGCAATCTGGCAGGATGCCTGGAACAATGAGGTTTATGGCGGCGACCAGGTGGCCAATGGCCTGTGGGCCATGTCTACAGGTGGCGCAACCGGCCAGGGCGTGGGCCAGGGCTTTGCCAAAACCATTCCTGAAGCACATACCGATATGATCTTACCTTCAATAGGTGAAGAATTTGGATTAACGGGTATGTTATGCATCTTCCTGCTGTTCCTGTTGTACCTGCACCGCTCCATTATTATCGGAAGGAGGACCGGATCACCATTTCTCTTTTATTTAAGTGCGGGGATCGGCGTATCCACCTTTGTACAGTTCCTGCTCATCGCAGGCGGTTCTACGGGAGCGCTACCGCTATCGGGGGTATCCTTACCCTTTCAAAGTTATGGGGGATCATCACTTGTACTCAATTTTTTAGCCGCCGGATTTTTAATGTCGGTATCTGCTGTCAGGGGCAGCGAAGTACAAATGCAGTATATCGCCAAAGCGCAGGACAAAAACCTGGTGCCGGCCTTAATTGCTGCCTGTTTGGGCATCCTTTTATTAGGCGCTAATGTAGCGGGTTATGTGCTGAACAACCGGAAATGGGTTGTACAGCCGGCCCTGGTAGCCGACCGTAGCGGCGCGAGAATGTTCAGTTACAATCCCCGTATCGCAATATTGATGAGCCGTTTAAAAGCCGGAACCATACACGACCGCAAGGGGATTTTAATGGCAACCAGCAACGTTGACAGTGTGAGGGCGCAACACTTTAAGCTCATTGGTGCAGGTATCCCGAATTACAATCTCGATTCTGCGGTACATCAGCGTTTAGACCGGTATTATCCTTTCGAAGAACAACTGTTTTTTTGGACAGGCGATGCCAATTCAGGCATATTTAACGGAAGTGTTAACGGCTATTTTGCAGATTATGAACACGCAGCCGAACTCCGCGGCTTTAAACTGCCTGTAAAGAGCTTTACCGTACTTGCCAAGCGATATAGCGAAAACCGTTTCCTTGCACGGGGAGTGAAGGAAATGACGGTCGTTAAAAAAGATTACGCTGCACTTTCTCCCTTACTCCTTGCCGGAATCAGCAGTAAAGAAGTAGAAGATTTTAAAAATAAAAACCGCGATGTACAGTTAACAATAGATGCCGGCCTGCAGACCAAAATACAAAAGTCAATTGCCCGGGATACATCACTATCGGATAACCGCGTTTCTGTAGTGATCATGGAAGCAGGTTCTGGTGATGTCCTTACTTCAGCCGTATATCCGCTGCCACCCATACATGATTGGGAACGGTTGACCATGACCAATGCAGAACAGAACCAGCTTTCGGGGTGGACAACGACCGCAGACCTTGGCTTTACTAATTTCACACAGCCAGGCTCAACCGCTAAGCTGATTACCGCCATGGCATCCTTCAATAAACTGGGCATGGCCGCTGCCGAAAAAAAATACCAGGTGGCCTCCTGGGAGCGTATCCGAACAAAAGGTATCGAGCCGGATGAAACGGGATGGATCGATCTGGAACGGGCGGTGGTGAAATCCAACAACGTCTATTTCATCAAACTTGCAAACCAGGAGCAGCTGCAGGAAAACATGGGCGAACTGTACTTAAAAACAGGCATGTTCCTGCATGGGGCCGGAGGATATTATTACAATAAACCCGGCGAAAACGCAGCACAGGAAGAAAAATGGAAACAGCTTTGGCGCAGAACCGAATTTAATACCAAACCAAAGTATGATCCCAACAATATCCGAAAGACTAGGGCAAAGGGAATTTCGGGGATGTCTTGGGGGCAGGGCGCACTTATTGCAACCCCAGCGGCAGTGGCAAGATTGGCTGCCGGGATTGCAAATAACGGAAACATGATTGCAAACAGGTTTGTACTTAAAGTAAGCGATCAGCCACAGGCGATAAAAACTGGTACGAAATTGGTAAACAATCCGGTATACGCCAGGCTGATGCAGGAGTATATGATCAAACAAAGCAGTCCAAAAGCGCAAACGCTTGGACTGGCCGTTGCCGGTAAAACAGGTACGCCGGAGCGGATCTGGAAGAAACAGCAGATTAATGATGGCTGGTATGTATTTTTTGCACCGACTGCAACGGGCAATGGTCATGTTGTAGTCTGTATACGAATTGAGGCGACCAAAGGATCATCGGACGCTGTACGATTGGCCGGCAGACATGTAATCCCGTTTTTAAAAGAGGGCGGCTATATCAAAAGTATTGTGCCATCGGCCAAAACGGATAACAATGCACCTGTACCGGAACTTAATTGA
- a CDS encoding PP2C family serine/threonine-protein phosphatase — translation MDKHFFGLTDTGKSRDNNEDSFIVKSLTSDQLILAAVIDGVGGYHGGEVAAGIATEQISMQFSGRPADPISQMIRAFRNTNEMIVAKKQTATDLSEMACVATMVIADIEHNQFYYAHVGDTRLYLLRDGSLIKISKDHSFVGFLEDSGRLDEAAAMQHPKRNEINKAIGFSDQIATDESYIETGQSPFLPGDLLLLCSDGLTDMVNRQDITTLLLQGDTLAKKAGNLIALANENGGRDNITVVLLQNNKAPQKVNPTRPDYRQQAQAVVGAERNESIRPPENPEPATHAAPKRNYRFTALVILCLILLGTTIWMYLQRQHAAAPVSTLNPSPKQKVRNSQEQLLQDAFDHSLGDTLVLSDSIFKSPVLISDTLRLRKDTLYVVANGIVLQADSGYKGAAITMLAPSRLMKLDSLQFKGFATAIAISNQALLLKNVTFTNCLIPVQNSIHFPDRKPVNAELMKLNPLKDNTPKTADSKNGTE, via the coding sequence ATGGATAAACACTTTTTTGGCCTCACAGACACCGGCAAATCCAGAGACAACAACGAGGACAGCTTTATTGTTAAGTCCCTCACCAGCGATCAGTTGATTTTGGCAGCTGTAATAGATGGCGTGGGTGGCTATCATGGCGGCGAGGTAGCAGCAGGTATTGCAACCGAACAGATTTCGATGCAATTTTCCGGTCGTCCAGCCGATCCAATATCACAGATGATCAGGGCGTTCAGGAATACCAATGAAATGATCGTGGCCAAAAAGCAAACCGCAACAGACCTTTCTGAAATGGCTTGCGTGGCTACTATGGTAATTGCGGATATTGAGCACAATCAATTTTATTATGCGCACGTTGGCGATACCCGGTTATACCTGCTACGGGACGGATCGCTGATCAAAATCTCTAAAGACCATTCATTTGTGGGTTTTCTGGAAGATTCGGGAAGATTAGATGAGGCCGCTGCCATGCAGCATCCAAAACGCAATGAAATTAATAAGGCGATCGGTTTCAGTGATCAGATCGCGACCGATGAGAGTTATATTGAAACCGGTCAATCTCCTTTCCTGCCGGGCGATCTCCTCTTATTATGCAGTGATGGGCTGACCGATATGGTAAACAGGCAGGATATTACCACTCTGCTTCTCCAGGGAGATACACTGGCTAAAAAAGCAGGCAATCTCATCGCGCTTGCCAATGAAAATGGCGGTCGTGACAACATCACCGTTGTGTTGCTGCAGAACAACAAAGCGCCTCAAAAGGTAAACCCCACCAGGCCAGACTATAGACAACAGGCCCAGGCAGTAGTAGGAGCAGAAAGAAATGAGAGCATACGGCCGCCTGAAAATCCAGAACCGGCAACTCATGCAGCGCCCAAAAGAAATTACCGGTTCACCGCGCTCGTTATTTTATGCCTCATCCTTCTGGGCACCACCATATGGATGTACCTGCAGCGCCAGCACGCAGCAGCCCCTGTTTCAACACTAAATCCATCACCAAAACAAAAAGTGAGAAATAGCCAGGAGCAGTTACTACAAGATGCATTTGACCATAGCCTGGGGGATACCCTGGTACTATCCGACTCAATTTTTAAAAGTCCGGTCTTGATCAGCGACACTTTACGTCTGCGGAAAGACACCCTGTATGTTGTCGCGAATGGCATTGTGCTGCAAGCGGATAGTGGATACAAAGGTGCAGCCATCACGATGCTGGCTCCATCCAGGCTAATGAAGCTGGACAGCCTGCAGTTTAAGGGCTTCGCTACTGCTATCGCCATTTCAAACCAGGCACTGTTACTCAAAAATGTCACTTTCACCAATTGTTTAATCCCTGTACAAAACAGCATCCATTTTCCTGATCGGAAACCGGTAAATGCAGAACTGATGAAGCTTAATCCACTAAAAGATAATACCCCTAAAACCGCAGATTCAAAAAATGGAACAGAATAA
- a CDS encoding serine/threonine-protein kinase — protein MSKVFTITEGLENLGALRTGGQGSVYKGKRIGAIYSAVKLIPTPIYTEDRDDKNYRNFENEVAKLLKVNENPSPNVVKMLSFGITESGSFPFIEMEYIEGPDLCELLQPPHQKIFTLSEIIKVAQHLAAALEHCHKLGVKHGDVKSNNVKYNLHTANYVLLDFGLAIMSEEQRRSSIRHAGAVEFMAPEQNEGKMLLQTDVYSYGIILYELLGGQVPFPLPGNSDTGRNSVMIGHMESEVPDVVGLRQANLPTGWTEEQKIQEMQVPDWLLKLIGKCLQKDPMLRYSDGMALHEAVLSGSLSGNALPIDNTAIDLLKTENEALRKQVSALESIAQAPERKGILLPHFAFALMIISIIGLIAFLGYSQFGSKPQAQQVVQPIDSIPPAVDTTAQERKRLAKQRKLAEAAATKRMVDSAINAEIKKARDKAADSTEDLNPDTSVSPVQF, from the coding sequence ATGAGTAAAGTATTTACAATTACAGAAGGGCTGGAGAATTTAGGAGCGCTGCGAACGGGCGGACAGGGATCGGTATATAAAGGGAAACGCATAGGTGCCATTTACTCCGCAGTAAAATTAATCCCTACGCCAATATACACCGAGGACCGCGATGATAAAAATTACCGCAATTTTGAAAACGAGGTAGCAAAGTTGCTTAAGGTAAATGAGAATCCCAGTCCGAATGTGGTAAAAATGCTCAGTTTCGGCATAACCGAAAGCGGATCCTTCCCATTTATAGAAATGGAATACATAGAAGGGCCTGACCTTTGCGAGCTGCTCCAACCCCCTCACCAAAAGATCTTTACGCTAAGCGAAATTATAAAAGTAGCACAACACCTGGCTGCTGCCCTTGAGCACTGTCATAAACTTGGGGTAAAACATGGCGACGTGAAGAGCAATAATGTTAAATACAATTTGCACACAGCCAACTATGTACTACTGGATTTTGGACTGGCCATTATGAGTGAGGAGCAGCGTAGAAGCAGTATCCGGCATGCAGGTGCGGTGGAGTTTATGGCGCCAGAACAAAATGAAGGCAAAATGCTTCTGCAAACCGATGTGTACAGTTATGGCATCATCTTATATGAATTACTTGGAGGTCAGGTTCCCTTTCCCTTGCCTGGAAATAGCGATACCGGGCGTAATTCGGTAATGATCGGTCATATGGAGAGCGAAGTGCCTGATGTAGTGGGTCTGCGCCAGGCAAACCTACCCACAGGCTGGACCGAGGAACAGAAAATTCAGGAAATGCAGGTTCCGGATTGGCTCCTGAAACTGATCGGGAAATGCCTGCAGAAGGATCCTATGCTGAGGTACAGCGATGGAATGGCCTTGCATGAAGCGGTGCTTAGCGGAAGCTTATCAGGCAATGCTTTACCCATAGACAACACAGCTATAGATCTGCTCAAAACGGAGAACGAAGCGCTCCGCAAACAGGTATCGGCATTAGAAAGTATAGCGCAGGCCCCGGAAAGAAAAGGCATACTGTTGCCTCATTTTGCGTTTGCCCTGATGATCATCTCCATTATCGGATTGATCGCTTTCCTGGGTTATTCCCAGTTTGGCAGCAAGCCACAGGCACAACAAGTTGTACAGCCCATTGATTCGATCCCACCGGCAGTTGATACCACAGCGCAGGAAAGAAAGAGATTGGCGAAGCAGCGGAAGCTGGCTGAAGCAGCGGCAACAAAGCGGATGGTGGATAGTGCAATTAACGCGGAGATCAAAAAAGCCAGAGATAAAGCTGCCGATAGTACAGAAGACCTTAACCCTGATACTTCAGTTAGCCCTGTACAGTTTTAA
- a CDS encoding SRPBCC domain-containing protein gives MKNETLIITRTFDAPQEQVFNAFSNVEALNAWWGPVQMKNTVISLDFKVGGIFHYKMEGHGQVNYARFLYTEINPFSKLVFRLAFVDEEINIIPPPFPIKFPMEILYDFKFEETNGKTTMTMTGVPVNGTAEEIEGFIGLNESMQQGFGASLDHLETYLKGDVITHP, from the coding sequence ATGAAAAATGAAACTTTAATTATTACGAGAACTTTCGATGCTCCTCAGGAACAAGTTTTTAACGCTTTCAGCAATGTCGAAGCTTTAAATGCCTGGTGGGGCCCTGTGCAAATGAAAAACACGGTCATCAGTTTGGATTTTAAAGTAGGAGGCATCTTCCATTATAAAATGGAAGGACATGGCCAGGTAAATTATGCGAGATTTTTATATACCGAAATTAATCCTTTCTCTAAATTAGTTTTCAGGCTTGCATTTGTTGATGAAGAAATCAATATTATTCCACCTCCCTTTCCGATTAAATTCCCAATGGAAATTCTTTATGATTTCAAATTCGAGGAAACCAACGGAAAGACCACAATGACGATGACGGGAGTACCTGTGAACGGAACAGCTGAAGAGATTGAAGGTTTTATCGGACTGAACGAGAGTATGCAACAAGGTTTTGGCGCTTCATTAGATCATTTGGAAACTTATCTGAAGGGAGACGTGATTACCCATCCATAA
- a CDS encoding SRPBCC domain-containing protein has product MEKSKELLITHLFDAPQELVFNAWTDPEKLQHWYAPSGCTIAFKWINAVQGGGFHSCIHDPVHGDCWIIGDYLEAKFPEKLVFTMTLSNERGEVVNANAASKPEDWPQTIITTVTFEPVGNQTKLTLHQTVDEAQAKNTGAYQSWFSMFDRLQMILTQK; this is encoded by the coding sequence ATGGAGAAAAGTAAAGAATTATTAATTACACATCTGTTTGATGCACCACAAGAGTTGGTTTTTAACGCGTGGACAGATCCTGAAAAACTTCAGCATTGGTATGCACCCAGCGGTTGCACCATAGCGTTTAAATGGATTAATGCTGTACAAGGCGGTGGATTTCATTCCTGTATCCACGATCCTGTACATGGCGACTGTTGGATCATCGGAGATTATCTCGAGGCTAAATTTCCCGAAAAACTAGTGTTTACTATGACACTTTCTAACGAACGGGGCGAAGTTGTAAATGCCAACGCAGCCTCAAAACCAGAAGATTGGCCACAAACTATTATCACAACAGTTACATTCGAGCCGGTTGGAAATCAAACTAAACTCACACTTCATCAAACGGTTGATGAAGCCCAGGCAAAAAACACCGGGGCTTATCAAAGTTGGTTCAGTATGTTCGATCGTTTGCAAATGATATTAACCCAAAAATAG
- a CDS encoding helix-turn-helix transcriptional regulator, which produces METRRDVFQAIADPTRRHIIGMLSKEPLNVNAIAEKFDMTRQAVSLHVKILEDCGLVAINQRGRERFCEAKLDQLNEVSNWIEESRKQWNSRFDRLDNFLKEIKAKNNGEK; this is translated from the coding sequence ATGGAAACAAGAAGAGACGTATTTCAAGCGATTGCCGACCCAACCCGAAGGCATATCATAGGCATGTTATCCAAAGAGCCACTAAATGTAAATGCGATTGCCGAAAAATTCGATATGACCAGACAAGCCGTTTCTCTCCATGTAAAAATATTGGAAGACTGTGGATTAGTTGCCATTAACCAGCGAGGAAGGGAACGATTTTGCGAAGCAAAATTAGACCAGCTAAATGAAGTGAGCAATTGGATTGAAGAATCACGAAAACAATGGAATTCCAGATTTGACAGATTAGACAATTTTTTAAAAGAAATTAAAGCTAAAAACAATGGAGAAAAGTAA